A single region of the Manihot esculenta cultivar AM560-2 chromosome 12, M.esculenta_v8, whole genome shotgun sequence genome encodes:
- the LOC110627374 gene encoding peroxidase 73, with protein MAMMGRFQLILLLPLSFSLCFFSSSVSAQLRQNYYANICPNVESIVRNAVQKKFQQTFVTIPGTLRLFFHDCFVQGCDASVIIQSTPNNKAEKDHPDNLSLAGDGFDTVIKAKAAVDAIPSCRNKVSCADILAMATRDVVALSGGPSYAVELGRLDGLRSSAANVNGNLPKESFNLNQLNSLFASRGLSQADMIALSAAHTLGFSHCNKFSNRIYNFSRQNPVDPTLNKAYAADLQQMCPRNVDPRIAINMDPITPNTFDNVYFKNLQNGKGLFTSDQVLFTDPRSRPTVNTWASNSQAFENAFVTAMTKLGRVGVKTGRNGNIRRDCAVLN; from the exons ATGGCCATGATGGGTCGTTTCCAGCTTATTCTTCTACTGCCACTCTCTTTCAGTTTGTGCTTTTTTTCTAGTTCTGTGTCAGCTCAGCTCAGACAAAATTATTACGCCAATATTTGCCCGAATGTGGAATCTATTGTTAGAAATGCAGTTCAAAAGAAATTTCAGCAGACTTTTGTCACTATCCCTGGAACCCTCCGTCTCTTCTTCCATGATTGCTTTGTGCAG gGATGTGATGCTTCTGTTATAATCCAATCTACTCCGAACAACAAAGCAGAGAAAGACCACCCTGATAATTTGTCATTGGCCGGAGATGGATTTGACACGGTCATCAAGGCCAAAGCCGCCGTGGATGCCATTCCCAGCTGCAGAAACAAGGTGTCGTGTGCAGATATTCTTGCCATGGCAACTAGAGATGTGGTGGCTCTG TCTGGTGGACCCTCATATGCTGTTGAATTGGGAAGATTGGATGGCCTCAGATCTAGTGCTGCTAACGTTAATGGCAATCTGCCTAAGGAAAGTTTCAATCTGAATCAGCTCAACTCTCTCTTTGCTTCTCGTGGCCTCTCCCAAGCTGACATGATTGCCCTCTCAG CTGCACACACCCTTGGATTCTCCCACTGCAATAAATTCAGCAACAGGATATACAATTTCAGCCGTCAAAATCCAGTGGACCCTACACTCAACAAGGCTTATGCAGCTGATTTACAGCAGATGTGCCCCAGGAACGTGGACCCCAGGATAGCCATTAACATGGACCCGATCACACCGAACACCTTCGACAACGTGTACTTCAAGAACCTCCAGAATGGAAAGGGACTCTTCACTTCGGACCAAGTTCTCTTCACGGACCCAAGGTCCAGGCCCACTGTTAATACATGGGCCAGCAACTCCCAAGCCTTTGAAAACGCCTTTGTTACCGCCATGACGAAGTTGGGCCGGGTCGGAGTCAAGACGGGTAGAAATGGAAATATTCGTCGAGACTGTGccgttttaaattaa